Proteins co-encoded in one Halorussus lipolyticus genomic window:
- a CDS encoding DUF7544 domain-containing protein, whose amino-acid sequence MSWYAVAVLDDAFDATKAFLTPLDARQWLKLALVVFFLGNAGGGGGGSSASTGSSTSPGTPGGPPGPTGIETDLPAEFGEFLPILVGVVAVALVVGLLYALVGSVMEFVFVESLRRRRVRIRDYAGQHTGQAVQLFVFRVLLGLLVALPALGVVAGVLSLAGIAPALPVGLLVVLAPLLILVGIAVAIVDGFTVNFVVPVMILKNVGVAAGWKRFWPTLTRDWKQYGVYALVRVGLSFAVGVLASIIGGVVGAVLVAPLVVVGIFAVPALGGPAGLLANPLAVAVAVLLVLSYFVLLTATLAVVFVPVQTYLRYHSLLVLGDTDRDFDLIPELRREIRDAG is encoded by the coding sequence ATGTCGTGGTACGCAGTCGCTGTGCTGGACGACGCCTTCGACGCGACGAAGGCGTTTCTGACCCCGCTCGATGCTCGCCAATGGCTCAAACTCGCGCTGGTCGTCTTCTTCCTCGGTAACGCCGGCGGAGGAGGCGGCGGCTCCTCTGCCTCTACGGGGAGTTCGACCAGTCCCGGAACTCCCGGCGGCCCGCCGGGACCGACCGGAATCGAGACCGACCTCCCCGCCGAATTCGGCGAGTTCCTGCCGATACTCGTCGGGGTCGTCGCCGTCGCGCTGGTGGTCGGCCTGCTCTACGCGCTGGTCGGGTCGGTGATGGAGTTCGTCTTCGTGGAGTCGCTTCGCAGACGGCGCGTCCGGATTCGGGACTACGCGGGCCAGCACACCGGGCAGGCCGTCCAGTTGTTCGTCTTCCGGGTGTTGCTCGGGCTATTGGTCGCGCTCCCGGCGCTCGGGGTAGTGGCGGGCGTCCTCTCGCTCGCGGGAATCGCCCCGGCGCTTCCGGTCGGCCTGCTGGTGGTCCTCGCGCCGCTGTTGATACTCGTCGGCATCGCCGTCGCAATCGTAGACGGTTTCACGGTCAACTTCGTCGTCCCCGTGATGATTCTGAAGAACGTCGGCGTCGCCGCGGGGTGGAAGCGATTCTGGCCGACGCTGACCCGCGATTGGAAGCAGTACGGCGTCTACGCGCTGGTCCGGGTCGGCCTCTCGTTCGCCGTCGGCGTCCTCGCGTCGATAATCGGCGGCGTCGTCGGCGCGGTGCTGGTCGCGCCGCTCGTGGTCGTCGGGATTTTCGCCGTCCCCGCGCTCGGCGGCCCGGCCGGACTGCTGGCGAACCCGCTCGCGGTGGCCGTCGCGGTCCTGCTGGTGCTGTCGTACTTCGTGCTTCTGACCGCCACGCTCGCGGTGGTCTTCGTGCCGGTCCAGACGTACCTCCGGTACCACTCACTGCTGGTACTGGGCGACACCGACCGGGATTTCGACCTGATTCCGGAACTCCGCCGGGAGATTCGAGACGCCGGGTGA
- a CDS encoding DUF7552 domain-containing protein, which yields MTDRLEHLHQRIADLADPDGDFAVVCPLSGKRPVPVRGESFPSATAVEEAVELVREYRTLLREVDPHLENIPIVATERGADPLALDDDSAGIGRSSGSISLSGETDREWLRMDDAPVVHVRRDGELLDDGSVAWQLDAKL from the coding sequence ATGACAGACCGTCTCGAACACCTCCACCAGCGGATAGCCGACTTGGCCGACCCCGATGGCGATTTCGCCGTCGTCTGTCCGCTGTCTGGCAAACGCCCGGTCCCGGTGCGCGGCGAGTCCTTTCCCTCGGCGACCGCCGTCGAGGAGGCCGTCGAACTCGTCCGTGAGTACCGCACGCTCCTCCGGGAAGTTGACCCGCACCTCGAAAACATCCCCATCGTGGCGACCGAGCGCGGTGCCGACCCCCTCGCACTGGACGACGATTCGGCGGGAATCGGGCGGTCCTCGGGGTCGATTTCGCTGTCGGGCGAGACCGACCGCGAGTGGCTTCGGATGGACGACGCGCCCGTGGTCCACGTCCGGCGGGACGGCGAACTGCTCGACGACGGGTCGGTGGCGTGGCAACTCGACGCGAAACTCTGA